One Fuerstiella marisgermanici DNA window includes the following coding sequences:
- a CDS encoding tetratricopeptide repeat protein: protein MNEQSTPDQRSVKTDPVKPGPANANHRIAVVAAIMAIAACMLILTRYKSASAAQERVTLKAEDLQGVFAKPKIQELVDRLRKEVTFVFRQGDYATGETQCRALLKLLPDDPTSLYNLGCSLARQNKPDEAMTQLTAAVEHGFRSPDHLSKDPDLDSLKQREDWNQLLEAAAEPFTPRQQKVTIRPAPIHNGVAIVQESNSVWVPAQRLIHSFFRDGQNEASDKPIATGFDDASERLKQWHEEGTAAGHAGVLYDNHDADHSNLDWKRYPQLARIEYSDAAKRHSLHNGVQTLLHFNGIVIGNSSTAIVSSPFWRSQARLAYTDGRSPTILAAQYFTNHLYFYPEHRDYDPGTNGKGGYGDVFPANTPYVIVSQGSSYSDREFMDAIAATLAAFRPETRKLLAEKAALMPTVQMIFRSSNSQVRDKQDYLTGLAHPAVFQGYQIDKLKMVELAHEMQPDSVPPIAVMEVVDEDKFEVNQDYFDIGPREELFTTPAAIARVCQSLKQTRQMTVSVKKSQELSGKELTFHWSVLQGDPEGITITPTEDGTQATITVKHQQRRPIQEGSLMESSRVDIGVFADNGTYYSAPCIISFYWPENETRTYHPDGRIQSVEYKTQDKGGLYADPAIITPRNWRDEFEYDSQKQLIGWTRIRGKMQERFTADGRLVTETDSSGRILKAVDVIYAAEKNAQGTPILKQTAATTDVE, encoded by the coding sequence ATGAATGAACAAAGCACCCCGGATCAACGCTCGGTCAAAACTGATCCGGTGAAGCCTGGCCCTGCGAATGCCAACCACAGAATTGCGGTTGTCGCGGCAATCATGGCCATCGCCGCCTGCATGCTGATCCTAACGAGGTACAAATCGGCCAGCGCGGCACAGGAACGTGTCACGCTGAAGGCCGAAGATCTGCAGGGCGTTTTTGCGAAACCTAAGATTCAGGAACTGGTGGACCGTCTACGCAAAGAAGTGACGTTTGTGTTTCGACAGGGGGATTATGCGACCGGTGAGACACAGTGTCGCGCACTTCTGAAATTGCTGCCCGACGACCCCACAAGCCTGTACAACCTTGGCTGCTCCTTGGCACGACAGAACAAACCGGATGAAGCCATGACGCAACTGACGGCGGCAGTGGAGCACGGTTTTCGCAGCCCGGACCATCTTTCGAAGGATCCGGATCTGGATAGTTTGAAACAGCGGGAAGACTGGAATCAATTGCTTGAGGCAGCAGCAGAACCGTTCACGCCGCGTCAGCAGAAGGTGACGATTCGTCCGGCGCCGATTCACAACGGCGTGGCCATCGTTCAGGAATCCAACAGTGTGTGGGTTCCTGCTCAACGGCTGATCCATTCCTTCTTTCGCGACGGACAGAATGAGGCCAGTGACAAGCCCATTGCGACGGGTTTCGACGACGCCAGCGAACGTCTCAAGCAGTGGCACGAAGAAGGCACAGCTGCCGGACATGCGGGCGTGCTGTACGACAACCACGACGCCGATCATTCGAATCTCGACTGGAAGCGGTATCCTCAGCTGGCCCGCATCGAATATTCGGATGCCGCAAAACGCCATTCGCTACACAACGGCGTGCAGACATTGCTCCACTTTAACGGCATCGTCATCGGCAATTCTTCGACGGCGATTGTCAGCAGCCCCTTCTGGCGCAGTCAGGCACGGTTGGCGTACACTGATGGCCGGTCGCCCACAATTCTGGCGGCTCAGTACTTTACGAATCATCTTTACTTTTATCCGGAACATCGAGACTACGACCCCGGAACCAATGGCAAGGGCGGCTACGGCGATGTCTTTCCCGCCAACACACCGTACGTCATTGTGTCGCAGGGATCATCGTATTCGGATCGCGAATTCATGGATGCTATCGCGGCCACGCTGGCGGCCTTCCGCCCCGAGACTCGCAAACTGTTGGCTGAAAAGGCAGCCCTGATGCCCACCGTGCAGATGATTTTTCGCAGCAGCAACTCACAGGTTCGGGACAAACAGGACTACCTCACAGGGCTGGCTCATCCGGCCGTGTTTCAAGGCTATCAAATCGATAAGCTAAAAATGGTGGAGTTGGCTCATGAAATGCAGCCCGACAGCGTACCGCCGATCGCAGTTATGGAAGTCGTGGACGAGGACAAGTTTGAGGTCAACCAAGACTACTTCGACATTGGTCCGCGCGAAGAACTGTTCACGACTCCGGCCGCTATCGCTCGAGTTTGCCAGTCACTGAAACAGACGCGCCAGATGACCGTGTCGGTGAAAAAGAGCCAGGAGCTGAGTGGGAAAGAGCTGACATTTCACTGGTCCGTGCTGCAAGGCGATCCGGAAGGAATCACGATCACGCCGACCGAAGACGGCACGCAGGCCACCATTACCGTCAAGCACCAACAGCGTCGTCCGATCCAGGAAGGGTCGTTGATGGAATCCAGTCGCGTAGACATCGGCGTCTTCGCGGACAATGGAACGTACTACTCGGCACCTTGCATCATTTCTTTCTACTGGCCGGAAAACGAAACTCGCACCTACCACCCTGACGGCCGCATCCAATCTGTGGAATACAAGACTCAGGACAAAGGCGGGCTGTACGCAGATCCGGCAATCATCACGCCTCGAAACTGGCGCGACGAATTCGAATACGATAGTCAAAAGCAGCTGATCGGCTGGACCAGAATTCGTGGCAAGATGCAGGAACGTTTCACCGCCGATGGCCGCCTGGTGACAGAAACGGACTCCAGCGGCCGAATTCTAAAAGCGGTCGATGTCATCTACGCCGCCGAAAAGAACGCTCAGGGAACGCCCATCCTAAAGCAAACAGCTGCCACAACCGACGTCGAATAG
- a CDS encoding enolase C-terminal domain-like protein — MPITITGFQTFDLRFPTSQQLDGSDAMNPDPDYSAAYVVLTTDSDELSGHGMTFTIGRGNEVCVTAIRSLAELLVGTRVDQLMADPVTLYRKITGDSQLRWIGPEKGAVHLAAAAVINAVWDLWARIQQKPLWQAVCDMTPDQIVSCIDFRYLTDALTPAAAVELLQPLATSKAKRIEQLQDSGYPSYTTSAGWLGYSDDDLTQKCADLKTRGWSHFKIKVGRDLDDDIRRCKILRREMGDDAFMMVDANQVWDVPQAIAWIRELAKFQPWFVEEPTSPDDILGHAAIAKAIAPIRVATGEMCHNRVMFKQFMQSGGMQVCQLDSCRLGGVNEVLAVMLLAAKFQIPVCPHAGGVGLCEYVQHLSIIDFVCVSGTLDGRITEYSDHLHEHVRHPVTMKSGRYMPPSDQGYSVEFTEAAINEFSYE, encoded by the coding sequence ATGCCAATCACAATCACTGGATTCCAGACCTTCGACCTGCGTTTCCCGACGTCGCAGCAGCTGGACGGATCTGACGCGATGAATCCGGACCCGGATTATTCGGCCGCGTATGTTGTTCTGACCACGGACTCTGACGAGCTATCCGGTCACGGCATGACGTTTACCATCGGACGTGGCAACGAAGTGTGCGTGACTGCAATTCGGTCGCTGGCTGAATTGCTGGTGGGCACTCGGGTTGATCAGCTGATGGCCGACCCCGTGACGCTATACCGAAAGATCACGGGCGACAGCCAGCTGCGATGGATCGGACCAGAAAAAGGAGCTGTTCATCTCGCCGCTGCAGCCGTCATTAACGCCGTGTGGGATTTGTGGGCCAGAATCCAGCAGAAACCGCTTTGGCAGGCTGTGTGCGACATGACTCCCGATCAGATCGTCAGTTGTATCGACTTCCGCTACCTCACGGATGCACTCACACCAGCGGCCGCCGTTGAACTACTGCAGCCATTGGCGACGTCAAAGGCCAAACGTATTGAACAGCTTCAGGATTCCGGCTATCCCAGCTACACCACATCGGCAGGTTGGCTGGGTTATTCGGACGACGACCTGACTCAAAAATGCGCCGACCTGAAAACACGCGGCTGGTCGCACTTTAAGATCAAAGTTGGACGCGACCTGGATGACGACATCCGCCGCTGCAAAATTCTGCGCCGGGAAATGGGCGACGATGCATTCATGATGGTGGACGCCAATCAGGTGTGGGACGTGCCGCAGGCGATCGCCTGGATTCGTGAGCTGGCGAAGTTCCAGCCCTGGTTTGTCGAAGAACCGACTAGTCCGGACGACATTCTGGGACATGCCGCAATTGCCAAGGCAATTGCACCAATTCGAGTCGCGACGGGAGAAATGTGTCATAATCGAGTGATGTTTAAACAGTTTATGCAGTCCGGCGGCATGCAGGTTTGCCAGCTGGACAGTTGCCGGCTGGGTGGCGTCAATGAAGTGCTGGCTGTGATGCTGCTGGCCGCCAAGTTCCAAATTCCGGTTTGCCCTCACGCGGGCGGTGTGGGTTTGTGCGAATACGTCCAGCATTTAAGCATCATCGATTTCGTGTGCGTGTCCGGAACTCTGGATGGCCGAATCACGGAATATTCTGACCATCTGCATGAACATGTTCGTCATCCGGTGACCATGAAATCCGGACGCTATATGCCTCCGTCAGACCAGGGGTACAGCGTCGAATTTACTGAAGCGGCCATCAATGAGTTTAGCTATGAATGA
- a CDS encoding thioredoxin family protein, protein MISYLDRIQIPLLLLPFILTVNGAAQEKSNAEPQIGDAAPEWKALTGTDGKQHSLSDLSAADVIVVCFTCNTCPYSVDYEDRLIALAEKYAASNASVKLVAINSNGVPVDSLENMKKRATEKQFNFDYLKDETQDVAREYGAIYTPEFYVLNRDRKIVYRGAMDDNTKAEAVKVKYVEFAVEAALSGRNPEVTTTGARGCAIRFKRKRR, encoded by the coding sequence ATGATCAGCTATTTAGATCGAATACAGATACCATTGCTTCTGCTGCCATTCATTCTCACCGTCAACGGCGCTGCTCAGGAAAAGTCGAACGCAGAGCCGCAGATTGGTGACGCAGCACCGGAATGGAAAGCTTTGACAGGGACGGATGGAAAGCAACACTCATTGTCTGACCTGTCGGCGGCAGACGTCATTGTGGTGTGCTTCACCTGCAATACGTGTCCCTATTCGGTTGACTACGAAGATCGATTGATCGCCTTGGCAGAAAAGTACGCCGCATCAAACGCAAGCGTGAAACTCGTAGCCATCAACTCCAACGGTGTGCCCGTCGACAGTCTGGAGAACATGAAGAAGCGGGCGACGGAGAAACAGTTCAACTTCGACTACCTGAAGGATGAAACTCAGGACGTGGCTCGCGAGTACGGCGCAATTTACACACCCGAGTTCTACGTTCTGAACCGCGACCGCAAAATTGTCTACCGCGGTGCAATGGATGACAACACGAAGGCGGAAGCGGTCAAAGTGAAGTATGTCGAATTCGCGGTCGAAGCAGCACTGTCTGGCAGAAACCCCGAAGTCACAACAACCGGAGCACGCGGCTGTGCGATTCGCTTCAAACGCAAACGCCGTTGA
- a CDS encoding DUF4405 domain-containing protein, translating into MDDNSASDALSKIRGDSPASSDTGKKTKKPLLHHDDHEHTTPQTPRAAGRISRTLLNFWLDSLLGLMFVTLCIVAVVVQFVFPPGIAARDWSLWGMSYGQWCSLQFGMLAVLGLGVVLHVMLHWTWICSVYSKRVLGRSDIPDDGIRTVYGVGILIAFLVCGAIVVGAAQMTIVQPQ; encoded by the coding sequence ATGGACGACAACTCTGCTTCAGATGCGCTATCGAAAATTCGTGGCGATTCGCCAGCCAGCAGCGACACCGGCAAAAAGACAAAGAAGCCGTTGCTGCATCATGACGACCACGAACACACAACGCCCCAAACGCCGCGAGCTGCAGGGCGGATTTCCAGGACGCTGTTGAACTTTTGGCTCGACTCACTGCTAGGGCTTATGTTTGTCACGCTGTGCATCGTCGCTGTAGTTGTGCAGTTTGTGTTCCCGCCGGGAATCGCAGCACGCGATTGGTCGTTGTGGGGCATGAGCTACGGACAGTGGTGCAGTCTGCAGTTCGGGATGCTGGCGGTATTGGGGCTGGGCGTCGTGCTTCACGTCATGCTGCATTGGACCTGGATTTGCAGCGTGTATTCCAAACGTGTCCTCGGCCGATCAGATATTCCCGACGATGGCATTCGCACGGTCTACGGCGTTGGAATCCTAATCGCATTTTTGGTTTGCGGAGCCATCGTCGTAGGAGCCGCTCAGATGACAATTGTGCAGCCACAATAG
- a CDS encoding sulfite exporter TauE/SafE family protein produces the protein MDSLSYELPLVFFSGVLGSAHCIGMCGAISATMNLGTTGVQSALNRQMLWSIGRTFTYAFLGMAAGFAGGRLSESEFLTSQSSVVSIQAGFAIMAGLLLVFQGMLAAGWFRSKKIQGSSGCLTASVFGKFLRGGSRTGVFVAGILTGFLPCGLVYSFLALAAASASVWKGPLLMLAFGLGTVPVMLVTGAGLTMASLKLRQRLMKVAALCVIVTGMLTVGRGIAFAANASAENPEEACPICAEAEGNS, from the coding sequence ATGGATAGTCTGAGTTACGAATTGCCGCTTGTCTTCTTCAGCGGTGTGCTTGGCTCAGCACACTGCATAGGCATGTGTGGAGCGATCTCAGCCACGATGAATCTGGGCACGACCGGTGTGCAAAGCGCACTGAATCGGCAGATGCTGTGGAGTATCGGGCGCACGTTTACGTACGCGTTTTTGGGGATGGCGGCGGGGTTCGCGGGAGGCCGGTTAAGCGAATCCGAATTCCTGACGTCGCAATCCAGCGTTGTGAGTATTCAGGCGGGCTTTGCGATTATGGCGGGCCTGTTGCTGGTGTTTCAGGGAATGCTCGCAGCTGGTTGGTTTCGTTCGAAGAAGATCCAGGGCAGTAGCGGATGCTTAACCGCATCGGTGTTTGGAAAATTTCTGCGCGGAGGTTCGCGAACTGGCGTGTTTGTGGCCGGAATTCTGACCGGGTTTTTGCCGTGCGGATTGGTGTATTCGTTTCTGGCACTGGCAGCGGCCAGCGCGAGTGTCTGGAAGGGGCCGCTGCTGATGCTGGCGTTCGGGTTGGGCACCGTCCCGGTGATGCTGGTCACGGGAGCCGGATTGACAATGGCGTCGCTGAAACTGCGGCAGCGACTGATGAAAGTTGCGGCTTTATGTGTTATCGTCACTGGCATGCTCACCGTCGGTCGTGGCATCGCATTCGCAGCAAATGCGTCGGCCGAAAACCCTGAGGAAGCATGCCCGATCTGTGCAGAAGCCGAAGGGAATTCCTGA